GTACGTATCTAGTGCAAAGTTGTTCTCATGCAGGGGATGATGGGTTGGGCATCACAGTAACCCATGACCTATTTATTTTGGTTGATTATTCAGTAGTTACATAATAGATTATTACTAGCTAGGTATATGTGACCGGAattgcgaaaaggagtcttccacacacatccaatttaacCGAGGGGTCACCAGCTGGGAAAATCAGtgtacggatttcaaaatcgTAACTGATTTTGCTTGATTTCACTGATTTCAAAATTGTTTCACAAGATTTGAAGGAAAGCACCTAAAAACAGGAGGGAAACCACCTAAAGCAGAAGGGAAACCACCTAAAAGCAGGAGGAAAACCTTCTATAAGCAGGAGGAAACCTCCTAAAAGCATTTTTTACAGTACAGTAGCCATACAGCAGTTTCCAACCTTTCTATTCAGTAAACAAGAGATCCCAGTGGATTTGGAAATCTATGTAGCTACTAAAGAAGGtcttgtgaccggatttgcagaaagggatcttccacacacatccatttctATAAActttggagaccataacttagtatTCGAGTATCATATTTCCCTGTAATTTTCAGTATttattcagctatgttggtgctcacttctGACCAAATTTATAGCTCTTTCTGACCTGACGTtataaattgtcaaagttggtaaattggatgtgtgtggaagactcctttttggaaatccggtcacaattatataAATGGAAATAGGGAAACCTCTTAAAGCAGGAACGAAACCACCTAAAAGCAGGAGGGAAACCTCCTAAAAGCAAGAGGAAAAGAAAACATGAATACATCAGATGCTTTCTTGCTCACATGTCCTATATACCCAAGGTGATACCGTGCATATATTCAGTTTAGTTAAatgcataattttattatttagtGTAGATATTCAGCTATAAAAGCTAGAAGTGAAAGCTGTTGAAACTGGACTATataagctagctatattgtagctatatagtcatCGTAATAGCTATCTAGCTCAGGAATATAAATAGCTCTGCTTCTCAGTATAACTAGATAAATAACATAAATAGCTACTGTTAAAAATAGCATAATACTTATAGCTAtagatatagttagctatagtcaTAGCGACGTAGCTATAACGCGAGGTATATCGAATAAAGAAACCCTATTTTCTCCAAATTGTAAGCATGTGGCTATAGTTTAGTTACAGTGGCAATAGTTCTCTCCAATCTAGTTATTAGCTACCTGATTCAATTATAAGCTAATAAAATGATGAACAAAGAATTACGGCGAGATCACAGAGTCATTATAATATATGATTTGATTTCAGATTTTATAAAATTCTACTGAATTCGAAGATTTCGTATCAGATTTCAGCCAagggtgtacgagatttcgaatcAGTTGGTGACCGCTCGAATTTACCAACTTCGACAATTCATAACCTTAATATTGGAAAAtgatattgacttgaaatttggtgaatagtgagtaccaacatgaCTTAATAAAATAGAGAAAATTTCAGACTTGTATCATGCTACTTGAACACTATGTAAGTTAATCGAATTGGATGCGTGTGGCCGCTTTTcgaaaatccggtcacataattatagctacGTATACTGTATAGCATGCATGCAACACCATACTCCCATAGCTAATAGCTATATTTATgtcatttttattttatttttctccttttattaggccactacaatgagagataacttgtttctcatcaaccacCCGCACCAAATTTCTTTTTCCCATGCGCACTCATTACTGCACGAGATTGCAGCATGGCTTTTTTTTAGTGTTGTGGTAGTGGTtttatcacgtagaaaagcaGTATTTCCATGGAAAACTGTAATCCCATTGAGATATAGACACCATTTAATAagttttttacttctgtgttgagTAGAGTactttctggagcatcaacaaccaccaaggcatcaacagtgagtgctacaaTGTACATTAGactatacactagcattggtaccatGACCTGCATGCCCTGTGTGCAGGGCCATCATATCTGAGAGTCATatagtagctttagtgttgctacttcTGTCACAACCATGCAGAGTCCCTCAACATAATAAGACCGACTAGCCTACATGTGCTAACACTGCTGttgtttgctgctgctgctgctgctgctgctgctgctgctgctgctgctgctgctgctgctgctgctgctgctgctgctgctgctgctgctgctgctgctgctgctgctgctgctgctgctgctgctgctgctgctgctgctgctgctgctgctgctgctgctgctgctgctgctgctgctgctgctgctgctgctgctgctgctgctgctgctgctgctgttgctgtacTTGGGTATGGTACATGACCCCAAGACTGGTGGAACTCTCATAAAGGACTTgaaagctttgttactgaagttgaagtttatgtgAACTCAGAGTTTTACTCTTAGTGCgcaccagtgcttggtgtgTACCCTGCCAATAACCTgaaataaaggattattatactggttttgtacaaataaTACATCCTGTAATTTATAGCTATtgcttgtgcaataatgagataatgaGATAACCTGCCCTCCTgcccgcatgtgttactctatgagaagttgatgagaaacaagttatctcatcgTAGTGGCCTGGCCTTATTTTCATTTCTTTATTTTTTTGGATCACATCAGACCATTAGAATCACTAATAACCAGGCGGTTAAACACTACATTGGTAGGTCATCATTTGCAATCAATGCCATCTACCAATCGGGCAGAGTAGctaactctgcccaatcctgagGCAATGGAATGGTCGTCATCACTAAAGCAGTGTTACCGCGTTGCATATCAATCGAAATCTtctgaattaaaaaaaatattgtgTAGCTCTCCAGTCCGCTCCATGACCCGGAAACCTATCCGCCGCACCAATGAACGTGCACAAGAACCCGGGGTCTCGATACAAAGGGGAGAGAAGTGAAAAGAAGTAGTCAAAGTGGAATATTTCGCAATTTCAGCCACAGAGGCTGGCACCACCAGAAGGGGTAGACACATTTGAAGGGGCATGGGTGTCGGGAACAAGTTTTAAATTGGTTTCTTATATGCATAGCCATATGAGTTGCAAATAATACATAAGCCTCGATCACGGCCTGCGCTCATGCTGGCGCCTTCGACATGCAATgacaaaaaaaagtagctattCAATGCATATTCTCATTGACTCACTTCTTTCCGTCAACTTATCTTGCACCCCTCTGAATTCGCCGCACAACCTTGCTCTAGCTACTACTTCTTTCTGACTAGTTCCGGATAGATTAGTAACCATTATTTTTATAGTGGTGATTTTTCTAAGTTATGACGTCACTCGACGTTTACTGATG
This portion of the Dysidea avara chromosome 12, odDysAvar1.4, whole genome shotgun sequence genome encodes:
- the LOC136241693 gene encoding vacuolar protein-sorting-associated protein 36-like gives rise to the protein MYHTQVQQQQQQQQQQQQQQQQQQQQQQQQQQQQQQQQQQQQQQQQQQQQQQQQQQQQQQQQQQQQQQQQQQQQQQQQQQTTAVLAHVG